In the Pirellulales bacterium genome, one interval contains:
- a CDS encoding NADH-quinone oxidoreductase subunit C has protein sequence MPGQDFLDRLKKRFGDKITGANLEALDPWIEVSPDGLLDLCRYLRDERDLRFNFLNCISGVDYFEADPKKAAKTGWQPHTEVVYHLWSVPNKVSLVLKVILPRWKDDMPGELPEVHSVSGIWSTADWHEREVYDLSGVYFTGHPNLRRILCPEDWVGHPLRKDYEMPLEYHGIRAR, from the coding sequence ATGCCAGGCCAGGACTTTCTCGACCGGCTGAAAAAGAGATTCGGCGACAAGATCACCGGAGCGAACCTCGAAGCCCTCGATCCCTGGATCGAGGTCTCGCCCGACGGGCTTCTCGACCTCTGCCGCTACCTGCGCGACGAGCGCGATCTGCGGTTCAACTTTTTGAACTGCATCAGCGGCGTCGATTACTTCGAGGCCGATCCCAAGAAGGCCGCCAAGACCGGCTGGCAGCCGCATACTGAGGTGGTTTATCACCTCTGGAGCGTGCCGAACAAGGTCAGCCTGGTGCTCAAGGTCATCCTTCCCCGCTGGAAGGACGACATGCCGGGCGAATTGCCCGAAGTACACAGCGTCAGCGGCATCTGGAGCACCGCCGACTGGCACGAGCGTGAAGTGTACGATCTGTCGGGCGTCTATTTCACCGGGCACCCGAACCTGCGGCGGATTCTCTGCCCGGAAGACTGGGTTGGCCATCCGCTCCGCAAAGACTACGAAATGCCGCTGGAATACCACGGAATCCGAGCAAGGTAA
- a CDS encoding NADH-quinone oxidoreductase subunit D (Catalyzes the transfer of electrons from NADH to quinone), with protein sequence MATHLDDPRIVEFDVRTDEMLVNMGPQHPSTHGVLRLVLRTDGEIVSEVTPHIGYLHRCAEKIGENLTPRQWIPYTDRMDYLAAMNMNLGWALAVEKLMKLELTEKARHLRVIIAEMGRIASHLVGMGAYGLDLGTFSPFLYAFREREKILDLFEMACGARLTYSYLTVGGATHDLPPGWLKQCEQFLDQLLPVIDECHTLLTSNAIFIRRTAAIGVMSAEMAIDYGCTGPVLRGSGVDQDLRRDGEERYTEMYDGYAFEVIVQKDGHYPRDREYPPVPEAVVLGDCWHRFYVRMLEVMQSIDLVRQAIDRYSTSKGTIGEPAKLMEKLPKGEAYLETECPRGQMGFYIVSDGTSIPWRARARSSCFSNLSVTHELCRGCLLADVPAVVGSLDIVMGEIDR encoded by the coding sequence ATGGCGACACACCTCGACGATCCTCGCATCGTTGAATTCGACGTTCGCACCGACGAAATGCTGGTCAACATGGGGCCGCAGCATCCCAGCACGCACGGCGTGCTCCGGCTTGTGCTGCGGACCGACGGCGAGATCGTCTCCGAAGTGACGCCGCACATCGGCTATCTGCACCGCTGTGCGGAAAAGATCGGCGAGAACCTCACGCCGCGGCAGTGGATTCCCTACACCGACCGCATGGACTACCTGGCCGCGATGAACATGAATCTCGGCTGGGCGCTGGCGGTCGAGAAGCTGATGAAGCTGGAGCTGACCGAAAAGGCCAGGCACCTGCGGGTGATCATTGCCGAGATGGGCCGCATCGCCAGCCACCTGGTGGGCATGGGCGCCTACGGCCTCGACCTGGGCACCTTCAGCCCCTTCTTGTACGCCTTCCGCGAACGTGAAAAGATTCTCGACCTGTTCGAGATGGCCTGCGGGGCGCGGCTGACTTACAGCTATCTGACCGTGGGTGGCGCCACGCACGATCTGCCGCCCGGCTGGCTGAAGCAATGCGAGCAGTTTCTCGATCAGCTTCTGCCCGTGATCGACGAGTGCCACACGCTGTTGACGAGCAATGCCATTTTTATCCGGCGCACGGCGGCGATCGGCGTCATGTCGGCGGAGATGGCCATCGACTACGGATGCACCGGCCCGGTGTTACGGGGCAGCGGCGTCGATCAGGATCTGCGTCGCGACGGCGAAGAACGCTACACCGAAATGTACGACGGCTACGCCTTCGAGGTCATCGTGCAGAAGGACGGGCACTATCCTCGCGACCGCGAATATCCGCCCGTGCCCGAGGCGGTCGTGTTGGGCGATTGTTGGCACCGATTTTACGTGCGAATGCTGGAGGTCATGCAGTCGATCGACCTGGTGCGCCAGGCCATCGACCGCTACAGCACCAGCAAGGGCACGATCGGCGAACCGGCGAAGCTGATGGAAAAGCTGCCCAAGGGCGAAGCCTACCTGGAAACCGAGTGTCCTCGCGGGCAAATGGGTTTTTACATTGTCAGCGACGGCACGTCGATTCCGTGGCGTGCCCGTGCGCGGAGCAGTTGTTTCTCGAACCTCTCCGTGACGCACGAGCTTTGCCGCGGCTGCCTGCTGGCCGACGTGCCGGCCGTCGTCGGCTCGCTGGACATCGTGATGGGCGAGATCGATCGCTAA